Proteins found in one Campylobacter canadensis genomic segment:
- a CDS encoding J domain-containing protein yields MYILIAIIILLLFAPRIFKFLLALFLTLFASFLGIFGVLAIWLFKMFKMDNVLNEQYFNSAKQYSNNGINQLEYIISLLAKLAKLDGAVSKNEANFVSDLLNKNRLNGITREHLKSVFNKAKENPQNYEEVAKNFIDECFLSDFAKQNIIQMFFYFISIDGLSENKLNAVHKISIIFNQEFFFKNIKDTIFNKRNSYTKESNFDPYKVLELSPNASADEIKKAYRRLAKKYHPDMLNVENMSKEEYEKSIEKFRQINQAYEMLKDKK; encoded by the coding sequence ATGTATATATTAATTGCTATAATTATTTTATTACTTTTTGCACCTAGAATTTTTAAATTCTTACTTGCTTTATTTCTTACCTTATTTGCATCTTTTTTAGGCATTTTTGGCGTTTTAGCAATTTGGCTTTTTAAAATGTTTAAAATGGATAATGTTTTAAATGAACAATATTTTAATTCCGCAAAACAATATTCAAATAACGGTATAAATCAACTAGAATACATAATAAGTTTATTAGCAAAACTAGCAAAACTTGATGGGGCTGTATCAAAAAATGAGGCTAATTTTGTAAGCGATTTGCTAAATAAAAATAGACTTAATGGAATTACAAGAGAGCATTTAAAAAGCGTTTTTAACAAGGCTAAAGAAAATCCGCAAAACTACGAAGAAGTAGCAAAGAATTTCATTGATGAATGCTTTTTGAGCGATTTTGCTAAGCAAAATATCATTCAAATGTTTTTTTATTTTATTAGTATTGATGGTTTAAGTGAAAATAAACTTAATGCTGTGCATAAAATTAGTATTATTTTTAATCAAGAATTTTTCTTTAAAAATATAAAAGATACAATATTTAATAAAAGAAATTCTTATACAAAAGAAAGTAATTTTGACCCTTATAAAGTGCTTGAGCTAAGCCCTAATGCAAGTGCTGATGAGATTAAAAAAGCTTATAGAAGATTAGCAAAAAAATACCATCCTGATATGCTAAATGTAGAAAATATGAGCAAAGAAGAATACGAAAAAAGCATAGAAAAATTTAGACAAATTAATCAGGCTTATGAAATGTTAAAAGATAAAAAATAA
- a CDS encoding tetratricopeptide repeat protein — translation MKKILLMSILLTFTFANVELFNSAKYDKAYKEFKKTCLKNDALSCYYLGKMNEDGLGTKASYEYAFKYYKQACDLNNNDACAALGNLYYLGLGTNKDIKKAEKLLKDSCDKNSDSACLNYAWLYKNEYNEIKSDELIKACNNNYAAACNDLALYTNNIQSIDFSAHSCALANEVGCANLLEVKNYIDKLNTFMNNFNKQSIEECNLNNIKACKAAGMLGLGDEYLKKACDLNDAEACIMLANNLQAKNELDLVFEYSKKACDLNDAYSCSKLAYLYKNGLSADKEYVKQDSKKAQSYFKRACFLGFKKACEL, via the coding sequence ATGAAAAAAATATTATTAATGTCTATTTTACTTACTTTTACTTTTGCTAATGTTGAGCTTTTTAATAGTGCAAAATACGATAAAGCCTACAAAGAATTTAAAAAAACTTGCTTAAAAAATGATGCTTTATCTTGCTATTATCTTGGTAAAATGAACGAAGATGGCTTAGGCACAAAGGCTTCTTATGAGTATGCTTTTAAATATTATAAACAAGCTTGTGATTTAAACAATAACGATGCTTGTGCAGCTCTTGGTAATTTATATTATTTGGGTTTAGGTACAAATAAAGATATAAAAAAAGCTGAAAAACTACTAAAAGATTCTTGTGATAAAAATAGCGATAGTGCTTGTTTAAACTATGCTTGGCTTTATAAAAACGAATATAATGAAATAAAAAGCGATGAATTAATAAAAGCTTGTAATAATAATTACGCAGCCGCTTGTAATGATTTAGCCTTATACACAAACAATATTCAAAGTATTGATTTTTCTGCACATTCTTGTGCTTTAGCTAATGAAGTAGGTTGTGCAAATTTACTTGAAGTAAAAAATTATATTGATAAATTAAATACTTTTATGAATAATTTTAATAAACAAAGTATTGAAGAATGCAATTTAAACAATATAAAAGCTTGTAAAGCTGCTGGAATGCTTGGTTTAGGAGATGAATATTTAAAAAAAGCTTGTGATTTAAATGATGCTGAAGCTTGTATAATGTTGGCAAATAATTTACAAGCAAAAAATGAACTAGATTTAGTTTTTGAATATAGTAAAAAAGCTTGTGATTTAAATGACGCTTACTCGTGTTCAAAACTAGCATATTTATATAAAAATGGCTTAAGTGCTGATAAAGAGTATGTAAAACAAGATAGCAAAAAAGCACAAAGTTATTTTAAAAGAGCTTGTTTTTTAGGCTTTAAAAAAGCGTGTGAATTATGA
- a CDS encoding major outer membrane protein — protein sequence MKLVKLSLAAVVAAGSFSFANAAVSLDDAIKNVDLSGFLRYRYDMTHDKTGDVKNSGAAHKYRAKVGVSTEIADNFKAVAVIDYNNGDKSYGSKAGLNDEASFNLRDAYLAYTNYETTFTLGRMEIGSIWTDDLLGTGLKVVNNSIEGLTLAAYMFDNYNKDGDFSLYNVVNNKNLYGVAAIGSIDPVSYQVWAAYLAAKGTFYAVDLAFDGGEDLAGLNAQVQVAGTSLKGKLKEKHGVDNGLFYAVNVGANVAGFDANVGYIGFGKKDKTTFTAIEDKGQFIDAGEIIIDSYSETLAGSHSYEFLTLGYSFDDVRVGLDAVFGQVNKAGAKTDAFEITPRVAYKYSDKLKFSAYYAFANVKPKGGEKTEATKVRFEAKYSF from the coding sequence ATGAAATTAGTAAAATTATCTCTTGCAGCAGTAGTTGCAGCAGGTTCATTTTCATTTGCAAACGCAGCAGTGTCTTTAGATGATGCTATTAAAAACGTTGATTTATCAGGATTTTTAAGATACAGATATGATATGACACATGATAAAACAGGTGATGTAAAAAATTCAGGTGCAGCTCACAAATATAGAGCAAAAGTTGGCGTAAGCACAGAAATCGCTGACAATTTTAAAGCAGTAGCAGTTATTGATTACAATAATGGTGATAAATCTTATGGTTCAAAAGCTGGTTTAAATGATGAAGCAAGCTTTAACTTAAGAGATGCTTATTTAGCATACACAAATTATGAAACTACATTCACACTAGGTAGAATGGAAATTGGTTCAATCTGGACTGATGACTTGCTAGGAACAGGATTAAAAGTAGTAAATAACAGCATTGAAGGTTTAACTTTAGCTGCTTATATGTTTGATAACTACAATAAAGATGGTGATTTTTCACTTTACAATGTAGTAAATAATAAAAACCTTTATGGTGTAGCTGCTATTGGTAGTATTGATCCTGTATCATACCAAGTATGGGCTGCTTACTTAGCAGCAAAAGGTACATTCTACGCTGTAGATTTAGCATTTGATGGTGGCGAAGATTTAGCAGGATTAAATGCTCAAGTACAAGTAGCAGGAACAAGCTTAAAAGGTAAGCTTAAAGAAAAACATGGTGTAGATAACGGTTTATTCTATGCAGTAAATGTTGGAGCTAATGTAGCTGGTTTTGATGCTAACGTAGGTTACATTGGTTTTGGTAAAAAAGATAAAACAACTTTCACAGCTATTGAAGATAAAGGACAATTTATTGACGCTGGTGAAATCATCATTGATTCTTATTCAGAAACTTTAGCAGGTTCACACTCTTATGAATTCTTAACATTAGGTTATTCATTTGATGATGTAAGAGTAGGACTTGATGCAGTATTTGGACAAGTAAATAAAGCAGGTGCAAAAACTGATGCATTTGAAATTACTCCAAGAGTAGCTTACAAATATAGCGATAAATTAAAATTCTCAGCTTACTACGCTTTTGCTAATGTAAAACCAAAAGGCGGAGAAAAAACTGAAGCAACAAAAGTTAGATTTGAAGCTAAATACTCATTCTAA
- a CDS encoding cysteine hydrolase family protein, giving the protein MKKILIVIDIQNDFLDGALACDKEKSLIQAAKQKIFSFDGEVIYTQDTHYDDYLDTNEGKHLPITHCIKNSKAWQIPKELLKENAKIFEKNSFCSLELANYLKSIEKEILSIEIIGICTDICVLSNAILLKAFLNNTEIYVHKELTRATSLKNHEEALNMLRQNHINII; this is encoded by the coding sequence ATGAAGAAAATATTAATTGTAATTGATATACAAAATGATTTTTTAGATGGTGCCTTAGCCTGTGATAAAGAAAAAAGCCTAATACAAGCAGCTAAGCAAAAAATTTTTTCTTTTGATGGGGAGGTAATCTATACTCAAGATACCCACTATGATGATTATTTAGACACAAATGAAGGTAAGCATTTGCCAATTACTCATTGTATTAAAAACTCAAAAGCTTGGCAAATCCCAAAAGAACTTTTAAAAGAAAATGCAAAAATATTTGAAAAGAATTCTTTTTGTAGCTTAGAACTTGCTAATTATTTAAAAAGCATAGAAAAAGAGATTTTAAGCATAGAAATAATAGGAATATGCACAGATATTTGCGTCTTAAGTAATGCTATTTTACTAAAAGCCTTTTTAAACAATACAGAAATTTATGTTCATAAAGAGCTAACAAGAGCAACTTCACTAAAAAACCACGAAGAAGCATTAAATATGCTAAGACAAAATCATATAAATATAATATAA
- a CDS encoding Dps family protein: MSVEKQLLQLQADAHAFFLKFHNYHWNVKGLQFFALHSYTQSAYESMADIFDDCAERLLQLGFKALVCPKALMDLAKAPKTDKTCFDAVELVTLLIADYEYLLKEFKALNEASEKEGDTTTAAYAQEKIAEYEKSLWMLKNTGVQACDIKK; the protein is encoded by the coding sequence ATGTCAGTAGAAAAACAACTACTTCAATTACAAGCAGACGCTCATGCGTTTTTTTTAAAATTCCATAACTATCACTGGAATGTAAAAGGATTACAATTTTTTGCACTTCACTCATATACTCAAAGTGCGTATGAAAGTATGGCAGATATTTTTGATGATTGTGCAGAAAGATTATTACAATTAGGTTTTAAAGCCCTTGTATGTCCTAAGGCTTTAATGGATTTAGCAAAAGCTCCAAAAACAGATAAAACTTGCTTTGACGCAGTAGAATTAGTTACATTATTAATTGCTGATTATGAATACTTGCTAAAAGAATTTAAAGCATTAAATGAAGCAAGTGAAAAAGAAGGCGATACAACAACAGCAGCTTATGCTCAAGAAAAAATCGCAGAATATGAAAAATCTTTATGGATGTTAAAAAATACAGGCGTTCAAGCTTGCGATATTAAAAAATAA
- a CDS encoding low molecular weight protein-tyrosine-phosphatase, whose protein sequence is MKIAFICLGNICRSPMAEFVMKDMTNKHIINSFATSAYHIGEDMHKGTKELLIKNNIKCDNFICRQISLEDVKYHDIIFALDDEILNTLQNRFQEHKNKIQSFCTYCNLGYKNVPDPWYSGNFEEVYMIIKHSCKNILKAIDEENINCN, encoded by the coding sequence ATGAAAATAGCCTTTATTTGTTTAGGTAATATTTGCAGGTCACCGATGGCTGAATTTGTAATGAAAGATATGACAAATAAGCACATTATAAATTCTTTTGCTACAAGTGCATATCACATCGGCGAAGATATGCACAAAGGTACTAAAGAGCTTTTAATAAAAAACAATATAAAATGCGATAATTTTATTTGCAGGCAAATAAGTTTAGAAGATGTTAAATACCATGATATTATTTTTGCCTTAGATGATGAAATACTTAATACTCTTCAAAATAGATTTCAAGAACACAAAAATAAAATTCAAAGCTTTTGTACTTATTGTAATTTAGGTTATAAAAATGTGCCAGACCCTTGGTATAGCGGTAATTTTGAAGAAGTTTATATGATAATAAAGCATAGTTGCAAAAATATACTAAAGGCTATTGATGAAGAAAATATTAATTGTAATTGA
- a CDS encoding serine/threonine protein kinase, with translation MKDEKNKVKLSTTDFKWVLSLFGTAIGAGVLFLPINAGLDGLIPLLVILLLAYPMTYLAHRNLCRFVLSNPNANNDITMVAQDYFGKFGGFLVTVLYFFAILPILLVYSANLTTTLIEFLINQLHFDAQNIQAMRLVISFLIVFILMLVSVLGEDVITKVMSFLVFPFIAILVIIALFLIPHWNLALFYNVDFSSVTNPKFYTTLWLVIPIMVFAFNHSPIISSLACHCKKEYNELAEAKAKKIISASVIMMVVVVMFFVFSCALALSPEDFQNAKASNVNILTYISKVYPSATFLAYVAPIVALVAMSKSFLGHYLGSCEGLNGILYKASSGKIQGKLAKSITAIFTFLISWYVAYKNPSVIGIIESIGGPILAILLFLMPLFCIYKFDVFKKYRNKSFDIFILIMGLVAISAAIHGLLN, from the coding sequence ATGAAAGATGAGAAGAATAAAGTAAAATTAAGCACCACTGATTTTAAGTGGGTTTTATCATTATTTGGAACAGCTATTGGTGCGGGGGTGTTGTTTTTACCTATTAATGCTGGTTTAGACGGCTTAATACCTTTGCTTGTAATTTTACTGCTTGCCTATCCTATGACATATTTAGCACATAGAAATTTATGTAGATTTGTTTTAAGCAATCCTAATGCAAACAACGATATTACAATGGTAGCACAAGATTATTTTGGAAAATTTGGTGGTTTTTTAGTAACTGTGCTGTACTTTTTTGCAATTTTGCCTATTTTATTAGTTTATAGCGCTAATCTTACAACTACACTAATTGAGTTTTTAATAAATCAATTACATTTTGATGCTCAAAATATTCAAGCTATGCGTTTAGTTATTTCTTTTTTAATAGTTTTTATTTTAATGCTTGTATCGGTTTTAGGAGAAGATGTTATTACTAAGGTTATGAGCTTTTTAGTATTTCCATTTATAGCGATTTTAGTAATCATCGCTTTATTTTTAATACCACATTGGAATCTTGCTTTATTTTATAATGTAGATTTTTCTAGCGTTACAAATCCTAAATTTTATACAACATTATGGCTAGTAATTCCTATTATGGTTTTTGCATTTAATCATTCGCCTATAATTTCTTCTTTAGCTTGCCATTGCAAAAAAGAATACAACGAACTTGCAGAAGCAAAGGCTAAAAAGATAATTTCAGCTAGTGTTATTATGATGGTTGTTGTTGTAATGTTTTTTGTATTTTCTTGCGCACTTGCACTAAGCCCTGAAGATTTTCAAAACGCAAAAGCAAGTAATGTAAATATTTTAACCTATATTTCAAAAGTATATCCATCAGCTACTTTCTTAGCTTATGTTGCACCAATAGTTGCACTTGTTGCTATGAGTAAAAGCTTTTTAGGGCATTATTTAGGCTCTTGCGAAGGTTTAAATGGTATTTTATACAAGGCTAGTTCTGGTAAAATTCAAGGCAAACTAGCAAAAAGCATAACAGCAATTTTTACCTTTTTAATAAGCTGGTATGTAGCTTACAAAAACCCTAGCGTTATTGGCATTATTGAATCAATTGGCGGACCTATTTTAGCTATTTTATTATTTTTAATGCCTTTATTTTGCATTTATAAATTTGATGTGTTTAAAAAATATAGAAATAAGTCTTTTGATATTTTTATTTTAATAATGGGACTTGTTGCTATCTCTGCAGCAATTCACGGTTTATTAAATTAA
- the flgE gene encoding flagellar hook protein FlgE yields MMRSLWAGVTGIQAHQIAMDTEGNNIANVNTVGFKYSRANFSDLISQTQKVATAPQGELGGKNPMQVGLGTQINSITKIFKQGSLQTTDKQTDLAIQGDGFFVVSPDGGKTYKYTRSGDFVRDAKGNFVDNNGYIVQGWLRDELTGAVDTTSPIRNIVIKPGLTTPANPTSYVSIKANLNSGNSVGDKKTPIYQLDSNHDWTDVNGNGIKSDAGVHKENDTAVNSFITNSNKELRLNERGVDMGVLFNKAGESFGLRKGQGIWVSYAEAKTKNLTLGNGPNGQPTIDNDGKFNTAATLNIEINGTRANATVNTVGELAAAINAVTSKTGVQANIVNGNQIVLVNSNKDGTTASMKNIIVKAADGAVDTTGILSNNGIDHSAAQGNGQNDNNKSIEVITAYQYTYDPSPVNTEHNLNPSTARAFRTTEDLREAMQKDARLYVNYDGRQITTANWATQGTKNDGVQVEVNAKGEFVIKNPKGDAFNEDDGDLIDMSTEAIYNRAEKLWEERRKADPDIDGLPPEFGEQTNVAWNELTDAQKAMYIEARPELTTPANSNDNEDDFNMYLSISNLTNPANNINENDKFMKTMQGMQGALTSGESTRQTQGLYLSAHSSSIDIYDSLGTKHSIKYDFTKIGYTDDGGTEWGIVIQVPEPCEINISGEGPKNVLTGSIRFNSDGSLQGYSPSSISFTANNGSTPNQNIDFNFGNPNDFDGITSYDRESNTSGISQDGFSGGDLSGLRVDESGTIIGSFTNGRSFALAQVAMATFTNNEGLEAEGGNVFTQTSNSGEPVIGAATTGGRGAIQASNLEMSNVDLSRSLTQLIVVQRGYQANSKTITTSDQMLNTLLQLKQ; encoded by the coding sequence AGTTAGGCGGTAAAAACCCAATGCAAGTTGGTTTAGGAACGCAAATTAACTCAATTACAAAAATCTTTAAACAAGGTTCTTTGCAAACAACCGATAAGCAAACAGACTTAGCTATTCAAGGAGATGGATTTTTTGTAGTTAGCCCTGATGGTGGTAAAACTTATAAATATACAAGAAGTGGAGACTTTGTGCGTGATGCAAAAGGTAATTTTGTTGATAATAATGGCTACATAGTTCAAGGTTGGTTAAGAGATGAGCTAACAGGAGCAGTAGATACAACAAGTCCTATTAGAAATATAGTTATTAAACCAGGTCTTACAACTCCTGCAAACCCAACTTCTTATGTTTCAATTAAGGCTAACTTAAACTCAGGTAATAGTGTTGGCGATAAAAAAACACCAATTTACCAATTAGATAGCAACCACGATTGGACTGATGTAAATGGTAATGGCATTAAATCAGACGCAGGTGTGCATAAAGAAAACGATACAGCAGTTAATTCTTTTATTACAAATAGCAATAAAGAATTACGCTTAAATGAGCGTGGCGTTGATATGGGTGTTTTATTTAATAAAGCAGGAGAAAGCTTTGGACTTAGAAAGGGTCAAGGTATTTGGGTTAGCTATGCTGAGGCAAAAACAAAGAATTTAACTTTAGGTAACGGTCCAAACGGTCAGCCAACTATTGATAATGATGGAAAATTCAACACTGCAGCTACATTAAATATTGAAATTAACGGCACAAGAGCAAATGCTACTGTAAATACGGTTGGAGAATTAGCAGCAGCAATTAATGCAGTAACTAGTAAAACAGGGGTTCAAGCAAATATAGTAAATGGTAATCAAATCGTTTTAGTAAATTCAAACAAAGATGGCACAACAGCAAGTATGAAAAACATTATTGTAAAGGCTGCTGATGGAGCTGTTGATACTACAGGTATTTTAAGCAACAATGGTATAGACCATAGTGCTGCACAAGGAAATGGTCAAAATGATAACAATAAAAGTATTGAAGTAATCACAGCTTATCAATACACCTACGACCCAAGCCCAGTAAATACCGAGCATAATCTAAATCCAAGCACAGCAAGAGCTTTTAGAACCACAGAAGATTTAAGAGAGGCTATGCAAAAAGATGCAAGATTGTATGTAAATTACGATGGAAGACAAATTACAACCGCAAATTGGGCAACACAAGGCACAAAAAACGATGGAGTGCAAGTAGAAGTAAATGCAAAGGGAGAATTTGTAATTAAAAATCCAAAAGGTGATGCTTTCAATGAAGATGATGGCGATTTAATTGATATGAGTACAGAAGCAATTTATAATCGTGCAGAAAAATTATGGGAAGAACGAAGAAAAGCAGACCCTGATATAGACGGTTTACCACCAGAATTTGGAGAGCAAACAAATGTGGCTTGGAATGAGCTAACTGATGCACAAAAAGCTATGTATATTGAGGCAAGACCTGAATTAACAACACCTGCAAATTCTAATGATAACGAAGACGATTTTAATATGTATTTAAGCATTAGCAATCTTACAAATCCTGCTAATAATATTAACGAAAATGATAAATTTATGAAAACAATGCAAGGTATGCAAGGTGCTTTAACAAGCGGAGAAAGTACTCGCCAAACTCAAGGATTATATTTAAGCGCTCATTCATCAAGTATTGATATTTATGATTCTTTAGGTACAAAACATTCAATCAAATACGATTTTACAAAAATCGGTTATACAGATGATGGGGGTACTGAATGGGGCATAGTTATTCAAGTGCCAGAACCTTGTGAGATAAATATAAGTGGAGAAGGTCCTAAAAATGTTTTAACAGGTTCAATTAGATTTAATTCCGATGGTTCTTTACAAGGTTATAGCCCTAGCTCTATTTCTTTTACAGCAAATAACGGCTCAACCCCTAATCAAAACATAGATTTTAATTTCGGTAATCCAAATGATTTTGATGGAATTACAAGTTATGATAGAGAAAGTAATACAAGTGGTATTTCTCAAGATGGTTTTAGTGGTGGAGATTTAAGCGGTCTTAGAGTTGATGAGAGTGGTACTATAATTGGTTCATTTACAAATGGTCGTTCTTTTGCTTTAGCTCAAGTTGCTATGGCTACATTTACAAATAATGAAGGTTTAGAAGCAGAAGGCGGTAATGTATTTACTCAAACAAGTAATAGTGGAGAGCCAGTAATTGGTGCTGCTACAACGGGTGGTCGTGGTGCTATTCAAGCTAGTAACCTTGAAATGTCTAACGTGGATTTAAGCCGTTCTTTAACTCAATTAATAGTTGTTCAAAGGGGTTATCAAGCAAACTCAAAAACAATCACAACAAGCGACCAAATGCTAAACACCCTTTTACAATTAAAACAATAA